The DNA segment tgccaaTTTTCGTACATTGACACCGGTATCGAAAAGAAGTCAAAAGCATAACGATAACAAAGCTGCTCATCAAATGAAAACCGTTAAAGCAACTTAACTTTTTGGTATCTAAAATTTGTGTGCACATTTTAACGCACGTTCACATTTCCTGCTCTATAACTGATTGGCATTCATCACCCGTAGCGACAGCAAACAAAGCTAAACATGGTCATTACCGTATGTATGATCAACACTAGTTTTCTActgtttatattttctaattattattattagatattttctatttgttgCAGTAACAGGCGGTAATGTCgcccttttttgttttatttagctACGGTATGTCGCTGATTAGTCGGCTTGTTTAAGGTTATCCCCGGCGATTATTAACGCTaactatttttcttcaaattttattttcattcgtgcatattatttttttataaacttatacAACGTTTCACTTTGCTTTTTAGTATCAAGATCTTAAATTTacctcaaattttgtatatctTATTTCTTCGATATATTTAACTACACAATACTAATAACTAAGAACCGCACTAATAAACCGAACAGGAAACGTCAAATTTTACGAAGCACACTCAGTACATTGTCTATTCGTTGTTGCCGCCGCAGTCATTGGCAACAgacacatttgtttttgttttgttctttaTACCTGCAGAAAGCATTCGCGCGGGCAAAACTACAGATGCCCTCTTTTCACACATGCAATACGGCTGAATATAGAGAGCGAAAAACTGAAAAGACCCTCCCAAACAGTCGAAATCAAACAGTGTTGCATTTTgtagttaaatatatattaaaacacaaacaaacatcaCAAAATAATACggatgttttaaaaatacaattcaactattatataatttattatttacacaaataatCATTATCGAAATTATTGCAGCCTTATTACCATTTATCGGTAAATTGTACGGAAAATTACTAACACGATAACACTATTGGTTCTTCTTTCTGGTCAGTGACTTCTAATCTTACAACTTTATTTACCTATAAAATTTTGTCTTCCAAACCTTCGGCTGAACTAATCAAAAAGAGAATTTTTAagctaaacaaaataattagaGGGTAAACATTATATACCATAATACACTCAAACTATTCATAATAGCGCGCTATTTGCTTCCATATAGGACTGAATTTTTCTCTATATAtcaatatgaaataatattgaTAGCATAAGAAAAAAACTAAGCGATTGAACGTCATTGAAAATTTCAGGTCAAATGACTTTCGGTCGGTGACTAATGCAAAAGGGTTTCCTAGGGTTTCTCTCCAATTACATTCTctgcgcatatgtatatatagtacatatgtacatacatatatatgtacatacagatataaaaatatatgtacatatttcttacACCATATGATGacaatttcctttattttgcCGGTTAATAAAACGATGCAATGAAATTATTAAGGATTTGTACAACTGCCTCAGGATATAAACGTTTATGAAATTAGCTCCAtgataatatatgtatctaaTATAACCACAGCCAAGCTTATATTATTGTACATTATTCTACGTATCTATTATTTAGTAAAGTAGCAAATCCGCTCAACATCAAAACCAGATATAAATGAATCACGTAGGTACCAGTTATCGTTAAATCGCATCCTGTTTATCAGCGACCCCGTACTAATTGACTcaatcacaaaataaaaataaacagatATTTACAATACAAATgcaacaccaaaaaaaattccGGCTACCACCCTCCTCTTCCTCTCTTTTCTTCCACATTTTCTCGATCTCCAaatgaacataatttttttctcaatgaGCTGATATTTGCCCACAATAAGATTGAACCAAATAACTCCTTGCTGAATTCATTACGATTTACCAGCGCCCTTGGATTGTGAAACATCCATACATCCTACATTAATGAACGTTGTAACCAAGTCCCATTAAGTTAAAATCTCGACCGCAAGGCACTTTTATCATACTTTTCAAGCACCTAatataagcatatgtacatTGGTAATCATCATACAAAGTGTTCTATTCAGCAAGTTTATTTTCCGCGCTCATTTCAGAGTGTTTTTTGCTTACCCGATACATACAAAGCATGTCACACCTTGCCTCTCACCCCTCCCAGAATACAAACACTTAAACAAACAATGGCACAGCAGTCTAAATGTATCcgaacacaaacatacaaatatacactttGCGCTCGTATCTGCTCGCTCAACATACGAATAAAGTGAACCTCGGCTAATTAcgccaacagcagcagcagtcgACCTGGGAATTTTTTATGTacttaggttttttttttcctttctcgTTTTCACTTAGTACTTTAATACTTATATCGTAATATCGATACAAAATTTCACGGTTAAACTACTTCGGATTagctaaaatttaaagaaagtacTCGGATCATCacctttttgtgtttttagcAATAAGTATAGTATTAATAGTatttttcaacgatttttcaACGATTAACTTTTCTTGTACGAACAGCAGTTGAGAGATGACAACACGCAACTAAAATGGCGGACGTTTCTCCATTCGGTGTTCATCCGTTTTCATTTGTATTAACTTTGACGTAGTTGcattgcatatgtgtatgtgactGTGAGTGAACagtttgcaaaacaaaataaattgagagAGGACAATCTGTAttcgtatatattatatatacaacgTGATGCCAATCGTTTAATATTACGGAAGCCatcaaaaaatccaaaaaataattCACCAAAAACGAATATGCAtaaaagtgcccatacacgacacacaagtgcgttcgatcggtatgtgttcGCATGCGGTTTACTCGTGCATGGGCTTGTGCGCgcaccgatccatgttcgcgaaaatctttgattttttacgatcggtgcgcgcacATGGCGTTGTGCGCGGAcgaaatctcatttctctcgtgtcgccgaacagtgaagatcgcggcttcaaaaaattgatttttttgaggatttttttgggagggaaagaaataactgattcatgcaaaatttctaggcgaagcaattgcccgatgcatctcacatgtgcatttttcggacggcgggcaggatgcaggtcgcaatttctatcaaaacaaaatattcaaagagattcatattttttaataatttatcttctagttaaactaagaaaattccaaaagaagtgtaaaattttacaaattttttaaaaattgaaaaaaaaagtggttttgacTTACTTTACTTTatcttgtttaaaaatatgttcaaacttgacttttcttagttgtttttagtttaaataaaagataattttatgccaaagatacttaactttgccccaattcatTAAGAcgtaactctgtgaagaacgaacgcaaaatggatttgtgtgtcgtgtaagCGCAAAacaattcataccgatcgaacgcacttgtgtgctcgtgtatgggcactttaaGTGCGACTAAACAGCACTAAAGGAGTCTCCGCATTTTAGATATTTACAGCTTTTAAAAATCAACAAGGAACTTCGATTTAACAAAATGGTatataatacaagtattttgaaatattagtcCACAGAAACCTTTGTAAAAATTATGCAgataataactaataaaaattgaTATCGTGCTGAAGGCGAAACAaattacatacgtacatatatagaattaaaaattttttaatctaattttttacatacGCAAATTATAattctttgtttaatttttttaaattattgttttatttggttCCCTGCCACAAAGACTCGTATAATATTGCGATCATCTCCAACGTAAATGAATTTCTGAACCATTTCCAACAAAATCAAATCTGGAGACTTGTTGTCATTACTCACGTTGTAATTGTGTAACGGATAGTTGCTCGTATCGACTATCAATGCATCAAAGTATTTTCCTATGGCGAAATTGCCAGTGATATTACTCAAAGCTAAAGCCTCAGCACCACCAAGTGTTGccaaaaatattgcttgtttgTAATTAAGAGGCTGATATGCTTGGTCTTGTACCTCTAGGCGTCCGCTTCCCTTAATCTCCTGTTTTTTCACAAATTCCAAATGATGAGAAACATCGAGTGCACGAAGCATAGCATCCTGTATAGACATCGAGTTTCCACCCGAAACATCTGAATAAATATAGTgtacataatataatttataatttatgcgttgaaaataatgaaatacaaTGTATAGTACAAACCTGTACCCAAGCCGacttttattccatttttaatcAGTCGCAGTACATCACATAAGCCTGAACTTAACATGTTATTCGAGGCGGGACAATGAGCGACCGAAGTTCCGCGTTTCCCAAAGAGCGTTATTTCCTCATCATCCAAATGTACAGCGTGTGCCATAACTGTCTATAAGTTTATTTAAGCCCTATTACGTTTTGCAACTCAACTGTATTTTGGTTTAAGCTTTAAAATTCAGTATTAGTATTCATAttcatactatgtatatatggatgaatttataaatcaaaactaaTGATAATATTTATTCACCCTTTCGTGAGCCATCACTACTTTAacgattaataaaaaattgttaggTGAATTTAGTTATAGTTCATAATACCtaacaaaatttggttaatCTCAAGTTGAATTTCTTTAACTTCAATTCAACTGAGTTTGAGTTGCAAACCGTAATAGGGgtatcaatacatacatatgtaggtatatacatatttatagatcTATGCGCCTTACCTTAGGTGTTAGCAATCCAGCATTATCATATGCCTCGGCATAACTGGTATTATATAGCGACTTGACAAAATCAATTTCCGAAAGATTTTCGCTAATAtgactctaaaaaaataaaaaaaaaatttattcacttctaacatttacatacaaaattgtTGTGCTTATTAGCCTAAATTTTTACCTgtatatgcaaatcatttttgTGTGCAATTTCTCCAAGTTTGGCCATTAATTCTTTGGTACAACTCAAAGCAAATCTTGGTGTAATAGTGGGTTTGACCAAATCTGTCTCCAGTTTTTGTATATCTTTTACGAATTCCTCTGTAGAAGCTATAGACTTATCTGTCGTTTCACtgatttttaaaatagaattttaaaattcaaatattgtatcttattttttttttttttggaacatacaCATAAAATTCCGGACTATTTTGATTCGAACAGACTTTTCCAATCAACGCGCGTTGACCTTGGCGCAAGGCTTCTTTTGCTAAAATTAAAGTGCTCTCTTTGTGATTGGTACCAAAATAGGATGCAAGTGTGGTGCCCGCCTTTATTGTATTTTCCTTTATaagcaaataatgaaaaaagaacacatacatatataatattaaccAGTAAATATGTGAGTATCTACCAACGTATTCACTATCGAATTTTATATAAATCTCATTATTTTTGCTTCTACATTGACTCAAAGCTAGTTATGAcatgaaataaataagaattgttaaatgcctacatacataggcacatatgtaaatacatactatGATACTatgaatatatttctttaagtaGAAATCTTAGAAAAATTCATGTTGAGTGaatcaaatttgaatttaaaaacaagtGCTTACACAGCTTTTCTAATGAACTCACCACAACTTTTGCGTAAGTTTTCTGCGCGAACTTCTGGTCTGCATATTTCGATTCCAATGGAAATGTGTAGGAATTCAGCCAATCCAAAAGAGGCATATCTAGACCAAGCCCGATTTGTGCTACTTGGGGTGCGTGAATATGACAATCAACAAAGCCAGGCATAAGAAATTGATCATTGCTCAGTCGTTCAACAGTAGcctctttaaaatttatgtgctGCGTTAACCATTCATCATAAACGAATTCATTGCCAACGCCAACAATCTAATAAAAATGATAGTTACGAATATGGTTATTAAGTTATTTTCAGTAAGATAGAATTATAccatttttctctttatttagaAAGACAggcatacatacgtacttataCTAAATgagcatacaaaatataaacaaatacatgtacatatccGCACGTTTAAAAGACAATTGAATTTTGTATCACATTACTTTGCCTTTCGGATCAACTGCAATAAATCCACTTGTAAAGATCTCGAAGTCATTCAAAGACTTAGTGTGTATGATTTGCCCAAAGAAAACCTTTGCCATTTTTTCAACTATAAAAGACGTCAGCACCTTTCGATATAACTTTAACACATTTGAAAAAGCTCTTCAAAATTCCACGTTACTTTCGTATCGGCTAATGATTGCTCACTGTTTATAAGTTCACAAACAAGCTCTCTAATTGTTAAAACTTTACTTACTAagatgtacacatacatactacattttttaaaagataagcagtttctatttttaaatatgtagtaTGTGTGTACGCTTATACttttatggaattaaaaattgaaatttatgtatgtatatttattcatTGTTTCATTTACAATCTAtcaatttattatgaaaaaaatatgtctttCGCTTGCTTTGCtatgtaataatattattaatataaaaaataggaGTACTTTATTCCAACTGTCGTATGGTATTTTTCCATATTAATAACCTAGCCGGGTAACCGAGTTTTCTACTTGCATTCCGCAAGGAATGTCATTCTCTGCAATGTGCGGAGAgaatttcaaataaacaaacatgataaaacagctgttttcattttcatttctttgttaatgcaattagttattttaatatatgtatgattaaAAGCAATCTCGAAATAAAGTTACGACAAATTATATCCAAGAATGAGTGTTATAAAAGTCAATATATCTTGTCCTCTCTGTGGGACCGAAATTAGGGACAATGTAAATCGACTGGTGACTGATAGTTGTGGGCATAGCAAGTGTCGCCGTTGTCTCCTTGCTGATGATGAATGTTCAGAATGTTTAAAGCCGAAGCAGTATAATACTGAAAATAATACAGAACAAGACGCAGATAGTGTAATCGTTGCAAGTGGGGCAACAGTCGAGACGGATCTTAATGCTGCGAGCAAAACTACCAAGAAAAAAGGTAGAAAAGTTGCTTCTATGCCAACGCATATTCAACGATTACACAGCGATTTGGACTCCGGCGTCCGTTATTACTGTATACCTTGTGGAAGAAAATTTGGAAGTCGTTCGCAACAATACTATCATTTAACCTGTGGTAGCGATGCTTCCAAGAGATACATGTGCCAGCAATGCGATAAGGTaagttagttaaatttttgaagtgcagtaaatatatttgttgtaatattaGACGTTTTCTACAAAATCCCATTTCAAATATCACTTGGAAACACATGAGGAGCGCATATATCATTGCGCAGAGTGTAACAAATCATTCTCAAATCGAATAGTTCTCCAGAAGCATGAAAGGCTTCATCGCGCTCCTTCTATTCAATGCACAGAATGTAGTAAATTATTTCGTAACAGGGAATCGCTGTCAGGTCATACCCGGCAACTCCACGGAGGCAACGAGTTACCTTATACTTGTGAAGTCTGCCAGAAAAGTTATTCTTTGAAATCTACTTTAAAGCTACACATGCAAAAACATTTTGGTGAGTGGTCAACattctaaatattatttaatattaattaatttttttcagataagAAGTATGCATGTGAATACTGTGATAAACGTTTCCAACGTAACTATACACTCAAATTACACCTtaaaaaacatacaaagactGATTGTTATATTTGTGGTATTTGCTTAAGAAAATTCAGTGACAATGCAGTTTTGTTGCGGCATGTTAAACTACATCAAGGTTAGTATATGTTTCAACTGAACACCCAAATAACTTCAGATTTAATTTACAGATGTCGTTAAGTTCCGATGTCGAGAATGTAATGCTACCATCATTCGCAAGGATAACATGTTGCGACATATTCGCACTATACATTCAAATAGAACTTTTGACGACTGTGCTGAAGTAATATACCCTATTAGCACCAAAGCACTGAAAGCAATTGAATATGAAAACCATATGGAAGCCTCATCACCAATTGGGGAACCAAAGACTGTAGAGAATAGTGCCGTTATCAAAAGCATAGGAAATGTTCAGCCAATGAAAGTTCCAAATTATCACGTTGCCACTACACTCACCACAAATATTCAATCACCACCTACCCAATCTACCATTGCAACCAACACTTCGAACAACGATTCTACAGTTATTCTATTTCCGAAAGTACccataaatgcaaatattgtgTCTGGTGGAAGTTCTACAGTTGttcagaaaaaagttaaaaagtacGACCCAATTAAAATGTATCGAAAGATTTTGACTTCAGATCGAGATGAAAGTGCCTCCGAAAGTGATAGTGAGAAAGAAGAAGTGTATGGCATAAAACCGCATTATTCTGACAATACTGTTTCCTGTGTGAGCTTAGCAACTCCTGAAAAACAAATGACGATTAACACTTCAAATTTCAGTGAGACGCATTGGCGTAAAAACTTTAGATATACCTACCAATATCaagacttttaaatattttttttacaattaagtATACACTTACTAATTGTGcacatgtattttttaatacattaatttaatatatttttaatattctataAACACGTTTGTCTTttcgctttttatattttactgcAAAAGAAacgaatcgaaaaaaaaaaattaatcaagttCAGTGAGAAAAAAACACATTAACTTTATGTaccttttaatatatgtacatatataccatagatAGTTTGGCCCAATGCCATCGGTTTGATGTATTCTTTGACATATTAGTACACAAAGAATGCAGACACGCATCTTCTA comes from the Bactrocera neohumeralis isolate Rockhampton chromosome 2, APGP_CSIRO_Bneo_wtdbg2-racon-allhic-juicebox.fasta_v2, whole genome shotgun sequence genome and includes:
- the LOC126751141 gene encoding guanine deaminase isoform X1, coding for MAKVFFGQIIHTKSLNDFEIFTSGFIAVDPKGKIVGVGNEFVYDEWLTQHINFKEATVERLSNDQFLMPGFVDCHIHAPQVAQIGLGLDMPLLDWLNSYTFPLESKYADQKFAQKTYAKVVENTIKAGTTLASYFGTNHKESTLILAKEALRQGQRALIGKVCSNQNSPEFYVETTDKSIASTEEFVKDIQKLETDLVKPTITPRFALSCTKELMAKLGEIAHKNDLHIQSHISENLSEIDFVKSLYNTSYAEAYDNAGLLTPKTVMAHAVHLDDEEITLFGKRGTSVAHCPASNNMLSSGLCDVLRLIKNGIKVGLGTDVSGGNSMSIQDAMLRALDVSHHLEFVKKQEIKGSGRLEVQDQAYQPLNYKQAIFLATLGGAEALALSNITGNFAIGKYFDALIVDTSNYPLHNYNVSNDNKSPDLILLEMVQKFIYVGDDRNIIRVFVAGNQIKQ
- the LOC126751141 gene encoding guanine deaminase isoform X2, which translates into the protein MPGFVDCHIHAPQVAQIGLGLDMPLLDWLNSYTFPLESKYADQKFAQKTYAKVVENTIKAGTTLASYFGTNHKESTLILAKEALRQGQRALIGKVCSNQNSPEFYVETTDKSIASTEEFVKDIQKLETDLVKPTITPRFALSCTKELMAKLGEIAHKNDLHIQSHISENLSEIDFVKSLYNTSYAEAYDNAGLLTPKTVMAHAVHLDDEEITLFGKRGTSVAHCPASNNMLSSGLCDVLRLIKNGIKVGLGTDVSGGNSMSIQDAMLRALDVSHHLEFVKKQEIKGSGRLEVQDQAYQPLNYKQAIFLATLGGAEALALSNITGNFAIGKYFDALIVDTSNYPLHNYNVSNDNKSPDLILLEMVQKFIYVGDDRNIIRVFVAGNQIKQ
- the LOC126751140 gene encoding zinc finger protein 888 — encoded protein: MSVIKVNISCPLCGTEIRDNVNRLVTDSCGHSKCRRCLLADDECSECLKPKQYNTENNTEQDADSVIVASGATVETDLNAASKTTKKKGRKVASMPTHIQRLHSDLDSGVRYYCIPCGRKFGSRSQQYYHLTCGSDASKRYMCQQCDKTFSTKSHFKYHLETHEERIYHCAECNKSFSNRIVLQKHERLHRAPSIQCTECSKLFRNRESLSGHTRQLHGGNELPYTCEVCQKSYSLKSTLKLHMQKHFDKKYACEYCDKRFQRNYTLKLHLKKHTKTDCYICGICLRKFSDNAVLLRHVKLHQDVVKFRCRECNATIIRKDNMLRHIRTIHSNRTFDDCAEVIYPISTKALKAIEYENHMEASSPIGEPKTVENSAVIKSIGNVQPMKVPNYHVATTLTTNIQSPPTQSTIATNTSNNDSTVILFPKVPINANIVSGGSSTVVQKKVKKYDPIKMYRKILTSDRDESASESDSEKEEVYGIKPHYSDNTVSCVSLATPEKQMTINTSNFSETHWRKNFRYTYQYQDF